One genomic segment of Mangifera indica cultivar Alphonso chromosome 6, CATAS_Mindica_2.1, whole genome shotgun sequence includes these proteins:
- the LOC123218704 gene encoding pentatricopeptide repeat-containing protein At3g14730, translating into MNTTRRKISSKISISRTSFLSVKFSTSSSTEQNFNHPLNLTTCIASLQSCAHLKNLKKGIEIHSYMFKSGLVDSPLSITSLINMYSKCNRVSHALLVFNNMSCEANVFTYNAMISGFLSNGFAAKGLDFYKDMREFGVLPDKFTFPCLIKCCCDLMEVLEVKKIHGLSFKLGLGFDVFIGSALVKTYLKFQLMEEAQKVFEELTVRDVVLWNAMINGYAQIGKLDEALGVFRRMSEEGVLISRFTVTGILSVFSMIGDFNNGRGVHGVVMKMGYDSGVAVMNALIDMYGKCKCIDDALEIFEMMQEKDLFSWNSIMAVHEQCGDHDGTLRLFDRMLRAGVQPDLVTVTTVLPACSHLAALMHGKEIHAFMIVNGLAKDGNCEDVTDVLMNNSLMDMYSKCGSMRDAHMVFNQMSKKDVASWNIMIMGYGMDGYVKEALDMFSQFCEAKLQPDEVTFVGVLSACSHSGFLRQGREFFEQMESKYGVFPTIEHYTCVIDMLGRAGKLKEAYELALTMPIEVNPVVWRTLLSACRLHANTDLAEIAAQRVFELEPGHCGSYVLMSNVYVAAGRYEEVLDVRHMMRKQNVKKTPGCSWIELKNGVHTFITGDQSHPEVKSIYAGLQSLTARLYENGYVPNI; encoded by the coding sequence ATGAAcacaacaagaagaaaaatttcttCCAAAATCTCAATCTCTCGAACATCTTTTTTGAGTGTGAAATTCTCCACTTCATCATCAacagaacaaaattttaaccaCCCGTTAAATCTCACCACGTGCATTGCTTCTTTGCAATCATGTGCCCACCTGAAGAACCTCAAAAAAGGCATAGAAATCCACTCTTACATGTTCAAAAGTGGCCTTGTCGACTCCCCTTTATCGATAACTAGCCTTATTAATATGTACTCTAAATGCAACAGAGTTAGCCATGCACTTCtagtatttaataatatgaGTTGTGAAGCtaatgtttttacttataatgcaATGATTTctggatttttatcaaatgGGTTTGCAGCAAAAGGTTTGGATTTTTATAAAGATATGAGAGAATTTGGTGTTTTGCCTGATAAGTTTACTTTCCCGTGTTTGATCAAGTGTTGTTGTGATCTTATGGAGGTTTTAGAGGTTAAAAAGATCCACGGATTGAGTTTTAAACTTGGTTTGGGATTTGATGTGTTCATAGGCAGCGCTTTGGTTAAGACCTACTTGAAGTTTCAATTAATGGAGGAGGCGCAAAAGGTGTTTGAGGAATTGACTGTTCGAGATGTTGTTCTTTGGAACGCAATGATTAATGGGTATGCACAGATTGGGAAATTGGATGAAGCTTTGGGGGTTTTTAGGAGGATGAGTGAAGAAGGGGTTTTGATAAGTAGATTCACTGTTACTGGGATTCTATCGGTTTTTAGTATGATAGGAGATTTCAACAATGGAAGAGGGGTTCATGGAGTTGTGATGAAAATGGGTTATGATTCAGGTGTTGCAGTTATGAATGCTTTGATTGATATGTATGGAAAGTGCAAATGTATTGATGATGcattggagatttttgaaatgatGCAGGAGAAGGATTTGTTTTCATGGAACTCGATTATGGCTGTTCATGAACAATGTGGTGATCATGATGGCACTTTGAGGCTTTTTGATAGGATGTTACGTGCTGGAGTTCAGCCTGATTTAGTAACTGTCACTACTGTGCTTCCTGCTTGTTCTCACTTGGCAGCACTGATGCATGGTAAAGAAATTCATGCATTTATGATTGTTAATGGTTTGGCAAAGGATGGTAACTGTGAGGATGTTACTGATGTGTTGATGAACAACTCCCTCATGGACATGTATTCGAAATGTGGCAGTATGAGAGATGCTCACATGGTTTTCAATCAGATGAGTAAGAAGGATGTGGCATCGTGGAACATTATGATCATGGGCTATGGAATGGATGGTTATGTCAAGGAGGCATTGGATATGTTTTCACAGTTCTGTGAGGCAAAGCTTCAGCCTGATGAGGTGACTTTTGTGGGCGTTTTGTCAGCCTGCAGTCATTCAGGCTTTTTGAGACAAGGTCGTGAGTTCTTCGAGCAAATGGAATCAAAATATGGTGTATTTCCCACTATTGAGCATTATACTTGTGTCATTGACATGCTTGGTCGAGCTGGGAAGCTTAAAGAGGCTTATGAATTGGCACTAACAATGCCTATTGAGGTGAACCCAGTTGTATGGAGGACTTTGTTGTCAGCATGTCGGCTCCATGCGAATACAGATCTTGCTGAGATTGCAGCACAGCGGGTTTTTGAGCTTGAACCTGGACATTGTGGAAGTTATGTTTTGATGTCTAATGTCTATGTGGCAGCTGGCCGATATGAAGAAGTATTAGATGTTAGGCATATGATGAGGAAACAAAATGTAAAGAAGACACCAGGGTGTAGTTGGATTGAACTGAAGAATGGCGTGCATACTTTTATTACTGGTGATCAGTCGCATCCTGAAGTGAAGTCTATATATGCTGGATTGCAGTCATTGACAGCTCGTCTTTATGAGAATGGATATGTGCCAAACATCTAG
- the LOC123218702 gene encoding putative disease resistance protein RGA1 yields the protein MAEAFVQILLDNLTSLIGKEVGLLWGVEKEMNKLCSLFSTIQAVLEEAEERQVVDKAIKDWLRKLKQAAYVVDDILDDCATEATRLESKGEHSRFINKANASFLHKLRPHNILFRHEIGIRIREITERLDEIAQERIKFHWTEFVSDRRNEVTERRQTASIITQSQVYGRDEDKERVIECLVKQVACCDDISIYPIVGLGGLGKTTLAQVIFNDERVKSHFEPRIWVCVSEEFNVRRIVKAIIESATGTTCEVLDLEPLQRRLQDLLNEKRYLLVLDDVWNEDQDMWDQLKFVLACGSTGASIIVTTRINRVATIMGTLPHHNLSGLLEDDCWSLFKERAFGPDKEERPNLLALGKEIVKKCGGVPLAVKSLGSLMRFKDKEDEWFSVRDSELWNLPLGENSILPALRLSYSHLPSKFRQCFTYCAFFPKDFRIEKETLIHLWMANGFIPPLGKQKLEDIGNEICNELCWRSFLLDVKEDDLGNIIRFSMHDLVHDLAQSIMKEECHVVEYQCPNVISKKVVHVRVNTDFLKSFMNSNALYGFDNLRTIYLVPGTISQGNAFNFSCDFSRFTSLRALSVRWHNGKKLSSISHLKHLRYLNLSYSKFVKLPESVCRLVNMQTLILEQCDSLLKLPKRMQCLKNLRHLYPNRCYKLSQMPPRIGQITCLQTLTLFIVGKRKGYHLSELKDLNLGGELHIKNLQRVGNLLDAKEANLVGKQNLRRLSLSWGNVSESELLQNAEEVLEALEPPRNLEHLVIEGYKGAHFPLWLNDQNLSKVVSIELMECSNCVQLPSLGKLPFLQYLRIDTMTQVLYIDHDIQSGGLIGRFPSLKELVISNMPRLLRLTIEDGKELFPCLTNLVIYNCHKFTLPCLPLLKDLRVSGCSDAMLRSISEAGHLNYLSFCDNDESIFLPQGMLQNLTYLHTITIEDFSKLRGLPTELQQFSNLRSLNLIGCPELVAFPEGIKHLSSLQHLTISGVFSGVIFEFNPRIPSGFQKSRCWSDAPSEAKLVVLPEVLRHIPALQSLCISGYPDLASLPDWLGDLTSLQSLYIFECPKLSSLPTSIQTLSNLQLLEIYYCPELVKRCEKETGEDWYKIANIPTVRVEWEDKHCCERELQTTKTNCCIKLKDMMGIRR from the exons ATGGCCGAAgcttttgttcaaattttacTGGACAATTTGACCTCACTAATCGGAAAAGAGGTTGGGTTGCTCTGGGGTGTTGAAAAAGAGATGAATAAACTTTGCAGCTTGTTCTCAACGATTCAGGCTGTGCTTGAAGAAGCCGAGGAGAGGCAAGTAGTGGACAAGGCAATTAAGGATTGGTTAAGGAAGCTCAAACAAGCTGCTTATGTGGTAGATGACATCTTGGATGACTGCGCCACTGAAGCCACTCGATTAGAGTCTAAAGGAGAACATTCAAGGTTTATAAACAAGGCAAATGCTTCTTTCTTGCATAAACTTCGTccacataatattttattccgTCACGAGATTGGTATTAGGATAAGAGAGATTACAGAAAGGTTAGATGAAATTGCTCAAGAGCGAATTAAATTTCATTGGACTGAGTTTGTTTCAGATAGGCGAAATGAAGTCACAGAAAGACGCCAAACTGCCTCAATTATTACGCAGTCTCAAGTCTATGGAAGAGATGAGGATAAAGAAAGAGTTATTGAATGTCTGGTGAAGCAGGTAGCCTGTTGTGATGACATTTCAATCTACCCTATAGTTGGTTTGGGGGGGCTTGGAAAAACAACACTTGCTCAGGTAATCTTCAATGATGAGAGAGTGAAGAGTCATTTTGAGCCGAGAATTTGGGTTTGTGTCTCTGAGGAATTCAATGTGAGGAGGATTGTTAAAGCTATTATTGAATCTGCAACTGGAACTACTTGTGAAGTCTTAGACTTGGAGCCTTTGCAGCGACGACTACAAGACTTATTGAATGAGAAAAGGTATTTGCTAGTTCTAGATGATGTGTGGAATGAAGATCAAGATATGTGGGACCAGTTGAAGTTTGTATTGGCATGTGGGTCAACAGGGGCTTCAATCATCGTCACAACTCGTATCAACAGGGTTGCAACAATTATGGGAACGCTCCCTCATCATAACTTATCAGGCTTACTGGAGGATGATTGCTGGTCATTGTTTAAGGAGCGTGCATTTGGACCTGACAAAGAAGAACGTCCAAACCTTTTAGCATTGGGAAAGGAGATAGTGAAGAAGTGTGGGGGTGTGCCTCTAGCTGTAAAGTCTTTAGGCAGTCTGATGCGCTTTAAAGACAAGGAGGATGAATGGTTCTCCGTTAGGGACAGTGAACTTTGGAACTTGCCACTTGGGGAAAACTCTATCTTGCCAGCTTTACGGTTGAGTTACTCTCATTTACCATCAAAATTTAGACAATGTTTTACATATTGTGCTTTCTTTCCTAAGGATTTTCGGATTGAGAAAGAAACGCTGATTCATCTATGGATGGCGAATGGGTTTATTCCTCCCTTGGGAAAACAGAAGCTAGAAGATATTGGTAATGAGATATGCAATGAATTATGTTGGAGATCCTTTCTCCTTGATGTTAAGGAGGATGATCTCGGTAACATCATTAGATTTTCTATGCATGACCTTGTTCATGATCTTGCCCAATCTATAATGAAAGAGGAATGTCATGTAGTAGAGTATCAATGTCCAAATGTTATCTCAAAAAAAGTGGTTCATGTCAGAGTAAATACTGATTTCCTGAAGTCGTTTATGAATTCTAATGCTTTGTATGGATTTGACAACCTGAGGACAATTTATCTGGTGCCAGGAACAATCAGTCAAGGGAATGCCTTCAACTTTTCTTGTGACTTCTCAAGATTTACTTCTTTGAGAGCATTATCTGTGCGTTGGCATAATGGGAAAAAGTTGTCTTCAATTAGCCATTTAAAGCATTTAAGGTActtgaacctttcttactctaAATTCGTAAAGCTTCCAGAATCAGTTTGTAGGTTGGTTAACATGCAGACTTTGATACTAGAACAATGTGATTCTCTTCTGAAGCTACCTAAACGGATGCAGTGCCTTAAAAATCTACGGCATCTTTACCCAAATCGTTGTTATAAATTATCGCAAATGCCCCCAAGAATTGGGCAGATCACTTGCTTACAGACTTTAACCTTATTCATTGTGGGTAAGAGGAAAGGTTATCACCTTTCtgaattgaaagatttaaatCTAGGAGGTGAGTTGCATATTAAAAATCTTCAGAGAGTGGGCAATCTGCTGGATGCAAAGGAAGCCAATTTGGTGGGAAAACAAAATCTCCGTCGCTTGAGCTTGTCCTGGGGGAATGTTAGTGAATCTGAATTGCTGCAAAATGCTGAGGAGGTCCTTGAAGCCCTTGAGCCTCCCCGAAACCTTGAGCATTTGGTTATAGAGGGATACAAAGGTGCCCATTTTCCACTTTGGTTGAATGATCAAAATCTTAGTAAAGTTGTTTCTATTGAGCTCATGGAATGTTCAAATTGTGTTCAACTTCCTTCCTTGGGGAAACTGCCTTTCCTTCAATATCTTAGAATCGATACAATGACTCAAGTACTGTACATTGACCATGATATTCAAAGTGGAGGACTAATAGGAAGATTCCCATCTTTGAAGGAACTTGTGATTTCTAATATGCCAAGGTTACTGAGGTTGACAATAGAGGATGGAAAAGAACTTTTCCCTTGTCTTACCAACCTGGTAATTTATAATTGCCATAAATTCACCTTGCCATGTCTTCCTTTATTGAAAGATTTACGAGTGAGTGGCTGCAGTGACGCAATGCTAAGATCAATCTCAGAGGCTGGACACCTTAATTACCTATCCTTTTGTGATAATGATGAGTCAATTTTCCTTCCACAAGGGATGCTGCAAAACCTCACCTATCTTCATACAATTACTATTGAAGATTTCAGCAAGCTTAGGGGGCTTCCCACAGAGTTGCAACAGTTTTCCAACCTCCGGAGCTTGAACCTTATTGGCTGCCCGGAGCTAGTAGCCTTTCCTGAGGGTATCAAACACCTTAGTTCCCTTCAGCATTTAACCATATCTGGCGTTTTCTCAGgtgttatatttgaatttaatccgAGAATACCCAGTGGCTTTCAGAAATCCAGATGTTGGTCAGATGCACCTTCTGAGGCTAAGTTGGTAGTCTTGCCGGAGGTCTTAAGGCATATCCCTGCACTGCAGTCTTTGTGTATATCTGGCTACCCTGATCTAGCATCATTGCCTGACTGGCTGGGAGACCTTACATCTCTTCAGTCTTTGTATATCTTTGAGTGTCCGAAGTTGTCGTCTCTTCCCACCAGCATTCAGACTCTTAGCAATCTACAGCTTTTGGAGATTTATTACTGCCCTGAACTGGTTAAGCGATGTGAGAAAGAAACGGGGGAGGATTGGTACAAAATAGCAAATATCCCGACGGTTCGTGTTGAATGGGAAGATAAACATTGCTGCGAACGAGAATTACAAACAACTAAAACTAATTGTTGCATCAAGTTGAAAG ATATGATGGGCATTCGACGCTAG